The DNA region ATTTCACCTAGTTTTGTATAAATTTCTGTTTTTTCTTTTTTTAGTTTATACTTATCTAGTAAACTTTCGATTTCATCTAAATCCTTTCGAAATCCACTTTCAAATACCTTTTGGGGGGTAGAATTTAATAATTTAATAAAATAGTCACATACTTTTTTTGCCTGACAAGAAGGTGACTCTAATAAATATTGCAAAGTAACATCACATTCTATAGAGCGATTTTTACAGATTTTGTGCAGATTTCCTATTAAAATTTCAGCAGTATCTTTTGTGAGTCCAGCTCTGTCGGTTTCAATCATACTTATCATATTTCTTGTAAGTTTGTCTCCACTTAGTTCATATTGTTTTATATTATATTTTTTTCTTATATATTTAAGTTTTTCTCCTGCTGTAATGACTTTAGTATTCATAAGTTCGTCTCCTTACTAAATATTTTATCTAATTTAAAGTATACTAAAGAATTATCTTTAAGTAAATAAAAAATCTTTACTTATTTTTAAGTGAATGATACAATATATGTAAAATACAAACTGTTTACTTTAATGGCTATATTTTAATATTAAAATACAAGGAGGATTATTATGAAAAAAACAATGAAAACTATGGTATGTACACTAGGAATGCTATTATTACTTAATAATGGAGCAAAGATTGTTAATGTTAAAACTACAGATAAACAGTCAAAAAGTTCAATATCCATTACAAGCCAGGTAAAAGGGATGAATAGCAATATTGATCCGGATTCAGAAGATAGTTAAAAAGTAAAAATAATATTTTTACTTATGTCAATTAAACCATAGAATATAACTATAAGAATGGTTGTTGTTAAAGTTAGTAGAAAGTGTATGATGTTTAAAACATTTATATAAAAATATACATGTACCCTAAAGAAATAAAAATAGAGAAAGTGGTATTTAAAAAAATACCACTTTATTGTTGAAATTTTTAATTATTTATAGTATATGCTTTAAATAAATAGCAATATAATAAATTGCTATTTAGAAAACAGGCATTTTGTAAAATTCACTATGTCATTAATAGTTTCTCTATCACCTAAATCATTATAGTATTTGATAAATTCAAATATTAAAGTGTTGTTTATAGGTAGTAAGTTAAGAGACATTATTTCAATTAGCTGATTTTTTAAATTATCCACTTCATCTGTAGCTTTATCATTTGCAGCTATATTTAAAAGTTTTTCCATAGAGGATAGTATGATGTCTACTTTCTTATATTTTTTTGCTTCCTTTATAGCTTTATTAAAGTATGGTTTACTTATTTCAAATTTATTTATAGTATAAAAGCCTAAACCAATATCATTATATATTTCTGAAGAGTATTTCTTATTTTGAAGTTTTTCATATTGTTTTAGATGAGAAATACACTTGTCAATGTATTCTTTAAGATTCTTACTATCATTCATTTCAATATAAATTTCCAATATATTACACAATGTAACAAGATACATTTCTATATCATTTTCGCTTAAAGTTAATATTTCTTTGTGTATTTTTAGGGCATCAATATAGAATTTTTTTTCTTTAAAGCAATTAGCTTTTAAAATAAGTAACTCTTTTTTTTCAAAGAGGCATGAATTTAATTTATCTTTAAACCTATGCTCAATTTCTTCAATTTCTTTTAAAGCTGAATTGTAATCTTTTAGATTTTTATAAGCTATAATATTGTTATACTTAAGTTTATATTCTTGATCTTCTGGAATGTTGTCCATGTAAATATAAGCTAATCTACTGAAATCTAGAGTTTCTTTATACTTTTTTAAATTGTTGCAGCAATAGGTGATATCAATAATTAAACCTATTAAATTAAAATGATTAAAAAGATCATTTGAGCTTTCAAAAGCTCTTAAAGAGTAAGTATATGCTTTATAGAAGTCACGAGAATTTTTAAATATTTCACCAAGTTTTGTATATATTATTGTCTTTTCTTTTTTTAATTTATATTTATCCAGTAATTTTTCAATTTCATCCAGGTCATTTTGAAATTCAATTTCAAATACTTTTTGTGGTGTGGAATTTAACAATTTAATAAGTTCAGTACATATTTTTTTTGCTTGATACTTAGATGATTCTAATAAGTATTCTAAGCTAATATTACATTCCATACAGCGTTCGTCACATATCTTATGTATATTTTCTATTAAGATTTCAGCTGTATATTTTGTAAGTCCAGCTTTGTTAGTTTCAATCATACTTATCATATTTCTTGTAAGTTTATTGCCGCTTAGTTCATATTGTTTTATGTTGTATTTTTTTCTTATATCTTTAAGTTTTTCACCTACTGTAACTACTTCGGTATTCATGAGATTCCCCCTTAACTATATAATTAATCTAATTATAGTATAATAAAAAAAAATATAAAAGTAAACGAAAACTATTTACTTGCTTTAAAATGAATGATACAATATATGTGAAATACAAACTATTTACTTTAATAGTTATATTTTACTATTAAAATATAAGGGGGATTATTATGAAAAAAGTAATGAAAACCATGGTATTAGCACTATGTACAATAGCTATTTTAAATAATGGGACAAGGATAGTTAAAGCAAAGACTATATGTACTGAATCTAAAAACTTAACATCCATTAA from Haloimpatiens massiliensis includes:
- a CDS encoding helix-turn-helix domain-containing protein, which gives rise to MNTEVVTVGEKLKDIRKKYNIKQYELSGNKLTRNMISMIETNKAGLTKYTAEILIENIHKICDERCMECNISLEYLLESSKYQAKKICTELIKLLNSTPQKVFEIEFQNDLDEIEKLLDKYKLKKEKTIIYTKLGEIFKNSRDFYKAYTYSLRAFESSNDLFNHFNLIGLIIDITYCCNNLKKYKETLDFSRLAYIYMDNIPEDQEYKLKYNNIIAYKNLKDYNSALKEIEEIEHRFKDKLNSCLFEKKELLILKANCFKEKKFYIDALKIHKEILTLSENDIEMYLVTLCNILEIYIEMNDSKNLKEYIDKCISHLKQYEKLQNKKYSSEIYNDIGLGFYTINKFEISKPYFNKAIKEAKKYKKVDIILSSMEKLLNIAANDKATDEVDNLKNQLIEIMSLNLLPINNTLIFEFIKYYNDLGDRETINDIVNFTKCLFSK